The sequence TTTCCACATAAATCTGTAGTGGATTCACACTTGCCCCAATAGTCGGTGCAGGAAGTGATCTGCTTATAAAGGAATCAACTACTTCTATCCCACTATTAATCTGTGGATTTTGCTGGTAGATGATATCTTGGGGGATTGGTACAGCATTCGTATTCCGTGGCATAAGACTTAATATGCTTTCAAAGGAGAATGGAATTATAAGGCGAAAAGCAACCACGCCCCATAAGGCATAAGAGATAACTTTTGGAACTTTTTTGAGTAGTAACCTAATAAGTATCACAAAAAGGATTACATAACTTGCCGTAAGACTCATATTTAAAACAGTAAGAAATAGTTCATTCATTGCTACACCTCCTTGTGATCATCAATCAATCTTTTCAACTCTTCAGCCTGATGTTTACTTAATTTTTTACCACCTATAAAAGCTGTTAGAAATTTAGGCAAGGACCCTCCAAAGGTATCCTCAACAAAACGTATACTTTGATTGGCGTAATATTCATCCTTTGTAATTAGCGATGAAACTACAGC comes from Pseudobacteroides sp. and encodes:
- a CDS encoding BlaI/MecI/CopY family transcriptional regulator — protein: MKEYKLAETEEKFAELIWQNEPIGSGNLVKLCEKEMDWKKSTTYTVLKKLCEKGIFQNENAVVSSLITKDEYYANQSIRFVEDTFGGSLPKFLTAFIGGKKLSKHQAEELKRLIDDHKEV